One Streptococcus sp. DTU_2020_1001019_1_SI_AUS_MUR_006 DNA window includes the following coding sequences:
- a CDS encoding YneF family protein produces the protein MNLILAIVLILLAFLGGALGGMYLVRKQIEKEFADNPRLNAEAVRTLLSANGQKPSEAKVQQVYHQIIRQQKAALANNKKK, from the coding sequence ATGAACCTTATTTTAGCAATTGTATTGATTCTTTTGGCTTTTCTAGGAGGAGCTCTTGGAGGTATGTACCTAGTGCGCAAGCAAATCGAAAAAGAATTTGCGGATAATCCACGTTTGAATGCAGAAGCCGTTCGTACTCTCTTGAGTGCAAATGGTCAAAAGCCAAGCGAAGCTAAAGTACAACAAGTTTACCACCAAATCATTCGCCAACAAAAAGCAGCCCTTGCTAACAATAAAAAGAAATAA